The following are encoded together in the Salvia hispanica cultivar TCC Black 2014 chromosome 6, UniMelb_Shisp_WGS_1.0, whole genome shotgun sequence genome:
- the LOC125193517 gene encoding protein NEGATIVE GRAVITROPIC RESPONSE OF ROOTS-like: MNDEENLSVEHLLNCLRGGDGGGDRRLERLGSLVERGGRDIKSDKRNRGIGKRSLSFLLKKALLCGGGFAAAPPIIRDPLPDLKIDQSTMEKILRAMLHKKIYPQRPTTPNKCLDMGEEEEEDNTTHGSKWDKTDSEYIVLEI; the protein is encoded by the exons ATGAATGATGAGGAGAATCTGTCGGTAGAGCACCTCTTAAACTGCCTGCGCGGCGGCGATGGAGGCGGCGATCGCCGCCTGGAGAGGCTGGGCAGCCTCGTGGAGAGAGGCGGAAGAGATATCAAGTCGGATAAGAGAAACAGAGGCATCGGAAAAAGGTCGTTGTCGTTTCTGCTGAAGAAGGCGCTCCTCTGCGGCGGCGGATTCGCCGCGGCGCCTCCGATTATCAGAGATCCGCTTCCAGATCTGAAAATTGATCAATCGACGATGGAGAAG ATATTGAGGGCTATGCTGCACAAGAAGATATACCCTCAAAGGCCAACAACTCCAAACAAATGCTTGGATATGGgtgaggaggaagaggaagacaACACCACTCATGGAAGCAAATGGGATAAAACAGACTCCGAAT ATATTGTGCTGGAGATTTGA